The following coding sequences are from one Desulfuromonas sp. TF window:
- a CDS encoding DUF1440 domain-containing protein: MFKSNSKTAPQSSHPLMTGVVAGLVAGGVAGQSDQLLDRFVSKEQKKRDRKVRKASPHEIAGPYFARKVTGKRLSKKQEQRAKQAFGLAYGIMWGLIYAAARKKEPRLARWGGIPFAIPFFLACDGMMAPLLGVSPSLRKIPWQPSVKELGNHLAWTAAAEMMHRLAARVPSKSTRRG, from the coding sequence ATGTTCAAGAGCAATTCCAAAACGGCCCCCCAGTCCTCTCATCCGCTCATGACCGGAGTGGTGGCCGGACTGGTGGCGGGAGGAGTGGCGGGACAGAGCGATCAGCTCCTTGACCGCTTCGTCAGCAAAGAGCAGAAGAAACGCGACAGAAAGGTTCGTAAAGCTTCCCCCCATGAAATTGCCGGACCTTATTTTGCCCGTAAAGTCACCGGCAAAAGGCTTTCCAAAAAGCAGGAGCAACGGGCGAAGCAGGCCTTCGGGCTTGCCTACGGCATCATGTGGGGGCTGATCTACGCCGCGGCCCGCAAAAAAGAGCCGCGTCTCGCGCGCTGGGGAGGCATTCCCTTCGCCATACCCTTTTTCCTCGCCTGCGACGGGATGATGGCCCCTCTCCTTGGGGTTTCCCCCTCCCTGCGCAAGATCCCCTGGCAGCCCAGCGTCAAGGAGCTCGGCAATCATCTGGCATGGACGGCGGCCGCCGAGATGATGCACCGACTGGCAGCTCGCGTGCCTTCGAAATCCACCCGCAGGGGCTGA
- a CDS encoding Na/Pi cotransporter family protein, protein MKLLHGCGPFPRIVFFLYPGALKLNLFDVLFQTIGGLGIFILGMNMMADGLKMSAGTRIKSILCTISSNRIVGCITGTLVTAVVQSSSATTVMLIGFVSAGLISLQQAVGVILGANIGTTVTSQLIAFKLTSAALPAIGVGVALKFFSKNRKLRYLGEVVLGFGLLFFGMTVMKAGLSPIKSDPSFVSVFTHFDPGTTGGLFLSVVTGAVLTIMVQSSSATVGLTMALATQELLSFPGAMALVLGENIGTTITAELATIGTRNINAHRAARAHTMFNVIGVGIILLIFPQFVGLVESITGWLGYGAANQVVSGEAVNIARYIANGHTMFNLINAMIFLMFLPVLIKAAILLSPREKETDAFKTNLNHIFDDSPIAALAQVRSEIVKMARLADLTLRNTVECMENRNCKRLGNWKPYEEQLDLMKQEITTYLTKIYQGNVTESEAREVASLMRMTNNIEKIGDSVENLAKLTNRIIEEGVEFNSGAIADMKRIAEQVIVFFQLVTRQISRRTEELMERAEEMEECIDRMREEMRQEHIEGLRNGRCDIEPGLIFIDMLGNFEKIGDYCFNIAEAVTGRK, encoded by the coding sequence ATGAAGCTTCTGCATGGATGTGGACCGTTTCCCCGGATAGTTTTTTTCCTCTACCCTGGAGCATTGAAGCTGAACCTTTTCGATGTGCTTTTTCAGACGATTGGCGGACTGGGGATTTTCATCCTCGGCATGAACATGATGGCCGACGGCCTGAAGATGAGTGCCGGGACAAGGATAAAAAGCATCCTCTGCACCATCTCGTCGAATAGAATCGTCGGCTGCATTACGGGGACTCTGGTTACGGCGGTCGTCCAATCTTCCTCGGCGACCACGGTCATGCTGATCGGATTCGTCAGCGCGGGTCTGATAAGCCTGCAGCAGGCCGTAGGCGTGATCCTTGGCGCCAACATCGGCACGACCGTCACATCCCAGCTCATCGCCTTCAAACTGACCAGTGCGGCCTTGCCGGCCATCGGGGTCGGCGTCGCGCTGAAATTCTTTTCCAAAAACCGCAAATTGAGATATCTCGGGGAGGTGGTCCTCGGCTTCGGGTTGCTGTTTTTCGGCATGACCGTTATGAAGGCGGGTCTTTCGCCGATAAAGAGCGACCCTTCCTTCGTTTCGGTTTTCACCCACTTCGATCCGGGAACCACCGGCGGCCTGTTCCTCAGCGTTGTGACCGGTGCCGTTCTCACCATCATGGTCCAGTCCTCATCGGCCACGGTCGGATTGACCATGGCGCTGGCGACCCAGGAACTCCTGTCTTTTCCGGGAGCGATGGCCCTTGTCCTGGGAGAAAACATCGGCACCACCATTACGGCAGAGCTGGCGACGATCGGAACGCGCAACATAAATGCCCACCGGGCCGCCCGGGCCCATACCATGTTCAACGTCATCGGGGTGGGGATCATACTTTTGATATTTCCACAGTTTGTCGGTCTGGTGGAATCGATTACCGGCTGGCTCGGGTACGGCGCGGCGAATCAGGTCGTCAGCGGCGAAGCGGTGAATATCGCCCGGTATATCGCCAACGGGCACACGATGTTCAATCTAATCAATGCCATGATTTTCCTGATGTTTCTTCCCGTTCTTATCAAAGCGGCCATCTTGCTGTCGCCCCGGGAGAAGGAGACGGACGCGTTCAAAACGAATCTCAATCATATCTTCGACGATTCCCCCATTGCCGCATTGGCACAGGTCAGGAGCGAGATCGTCAAGATGGCCAGATTGGCCGACCTGACGCTGAGGAATACGGTCGAATGCATGGAAAACAGGAATTGTAAAAGACTCGGCAACTGGAAGCCTTATGAGGAACAGCTCGATCTGATGAAACAGGAAATCACCACCTACCTGACCAAGATCTATCAGGGTAATGTGACGGAGTCAGAGGCCAGGGAGGTCGCCAGCCTGATGAGGATGACCAATAATATCGAAAAAATAGGAGACTCGGTCGAAAATCTGGCCAAGCTGACGAACAGAATCATCGAAGAGGGGGTGGAGTTCAACTCTGGCGCCATAGCCGATATGAAAAGAATAGCCGAACAGGTGATCGTTTTTTTTCAGCTCGTCACCAGGCAGATCAGCAGGCGTACGGAGGAACTCATGGAGCGGGCCGAAGAGATGGAGGAATGCATCGACCGGATGCGGGAGGAGATGCGCCAGGAGCACATCGAAGGGCTGCGCAACGGAAGATGCGATATCGAGCCCGGCCTTATTTTCATCGATATGCTGGGAAATTTCGAGAAGATCGGGGATTACTGTTTCAACATCGCTGAGGCGGTAACGGGAAGGAAATAG
- a CDS encoding YkgJ family cysteine cluster protein, producing MNCRSGCGACCIAPSISSPIPGMPGGKPAGVRCVQLTPENLCLLFETAERPAVCRSLRPGAGMCGGSAEEAMERLAAMERETEPGDS from the coding sequence ATGAACTGTCGTTCGGGATGCGGCGCCTGCTGCATCGCACCTTCGATCTCCTCCCCTATCCCAGGGATGCCGGGGGGCAAACCGGCCGGGGTGCGCTGCGTCCAGTTGACGCCGGAAAACCTCTGTCTGCTGTTCGAAACGGCTGAACGCCCCGCGGTCTGCCGGAGCCTGAGACCGGGCGCCGGGATGTGCGGCGGCAGCGCGGAGGAGGCGATGGAAAGGCTCGCGGCGATGGAGCGGGAGACGGAGCCCGGAGATTCATGA